One genomic region from Paraburkholderia azotifigens encodes:
- the gltX gene encoding glutamate--tRNA ligase encodes MTTPVRTRFAPSPTGFIHLGNIRSALYPWAFARKSKGVFVLRIEDTDVERSTEQSVDAILEGMQWLGLDYDEGPFYQMQRMDRYREVLKQMQEQGLVYPCYMSTEELDALREHQRAAGEKPRYDGTWRPEPGKVLPTPPAGVQPVLRFRNPLTGVVAWDDAVKGRVEISNEELDDLVIARPDGTPTYNFCVVVDDLDMKITHVIRGDDHVNNTPRQINILRALGAEPPVYAHLPTVLNEQGEKMSKRHGAMSVMGYRDAGYLPEAVLNYLARLGWSHGDAEIFSREQLVEWFDLEHLGKSPAQYDHNKLNWLNNHYIKEADNTRLAGLSKPFFAELGIDEGALAKGADLVSVIALMKDRASTVKEVVDNAAMFYREPNPGADSLAQHVTDVVRPALADLAAALRTCEWTKEGIAATLKSTLGAHKLKMPQLAMPVRLLVAGTTHTPSIDSVLMLFGRDVVVSRIEKALA; translated from the coding sequence ATGACCACTCCCGTTCGCACCCGCTTCGCACCGAGCCCCACCGGCTTCATCCACCTCGGCAACATTCGCTCTGCGCTGTATCCGTGGGCGTTTGCGCGCAAATCGAAGGGCGTGTTCGTGCTGCGTATCGAGGACACCGACGTCGAGCGTTCGACCGAGCAATCCGTCGATGCGATTCTCGAAGGCATGCAATGGCTCGGCCTCGATTACGACGAAGGCCCGTTCTATCAGATGCAGCGCATGGACCGTTATCGCGAAGTGCTCAAGCAGATGCAGGAGCAGGGACTCGTGTACCCGTGCTACATGTCGACGGAAGAACTCGACGCATTGCGTGAGCACCAACGGGCCGCCGGTGAAAAGCCGCGTTACGACGGCACGTGGCGCCCCGAGCCGGGCAAGGTGCTGCCGACGCCGCCCGCAGGCGTCCAGCCCGTGCTGCGTTTCCGTAATCCGCTGACGGGTGTGGTCGCGTGGGACGATGCCGTGAAGGGCCGTGTCGAAATCTCGAACGAAGAGCTGGACGATCTCGTGATCGCGCGTCCGGACGGCACGCCGACGTACAACTTCTGCGTGGTCGTCGACGACCTCGACATGAAGATCACGCACGTGATTCGCGGCGACGACCACGTGAACAACACGCCGCGCCAGATCAACATCCTGCGCGCGCTCGGCGCCGAGCCGCCCGTCTATGCGCACCTGCCTACCGTGCTGAACGAGCAGGGCGAGAAGATGAGCAAGCGTCACGGCGCGATGAGCGTGATGGGTTACCGCGACGCCGGCTATCTGCCCGAAGCCGTGCTGAACTATCTGGCGCGCCTCGGCTGGTCGCATGGCGACGCGGAAATCTTCTCGCGCGAGCAGTTGGTCGAGTGGTTCGATCTCGAGCATCTGGGCAAGTCGCCCGCGCAATACGACCACAACAAGCTCAACTGGCTGAACAACCACTACATCAAGGAAGCGGACAACACGCGTCTCGCCGGGCTGAGCAAGCCGTTCTTCGCGGAACTTGGCATCGACGAAGGGGCGCTTGCGAAGGGCGCAGATCTGGTTAGCGTGATCGCGTTGATGAAGGATCGTGCGTCGACGGTGAAGGAGGTCGTCGACAATGCGGCGATGTTCTATCGCGAGCCGAATCCCGGTGCCGATTCGCTTGCGCAGCATGTGACGGACGTTGTGCGTCCGGCGCTCGCCGATCTCGCCGCCGCCTTGAGGACGTGCGAGTGGACGAAGGAGGGCATCGCCGCCACGTTGAAGTCGACGCTCGGCGCTCACAAGCTGAAGATGCCGCAGCTCGCGATGCCCGTGCGTCTGCTGGTGGCGGGCACGACGCATACGCCGTCC